A genomic window from Halomonas sp. LR3S48 includes:
- a CDS encoding ABC transporter permease has translation MSSQRFLAFGLRFYVVIFFAYLFLPLLIMAAATFNDSRFPTVTPWDGTTLRWFGELAADGGMWQALGNSLIVATGVLIVAVPIGIATALFLNTVSSRAKPFLYALILSPLLTPGVIIGISTLIFWRQFGVSGGIFLTVLGQATFIAAYVMLMVTARLQRFDRTMESAALDLGASQWQMFRRILLPYLKPALYSAAVIAFLQSFENYNTTLFVVGYDTTLTVYIASKVRTGLTPAVNALGLILILITVLFAAVYEIKRRREAARLVKGV, from the coding sequence GAGTTCGCAGCGCTTCCTGGCCTTCGGCCTGCGCTTCTATGTGGTGATCTTCTTCGCCTATCTGTTCCTGCCGCTGCTGATCATGGCGGCGGCCACCTTCAACGACAGCCGCTTTCCCACGGTAACGCCGTGGGACGGTACCACCCTGCGCTGGTTCGGCGAACTCGCCGCCGACGGCGGCATGTGGCAGGCACTCGGCAACAGCCTGATCGTGGCGACCGGCGTGCTGATCGTCGCCGTGCCCATCGGCATCGCCACGGCGCTGTTCCTCAATACGGTGTCGAGCCGAGCCAAGCCGTTCCTGTATGCGCTGATCCTCTCGCCGCTGCTCACGCCCGGCGTGATCATCGGCATCTCGACGCTGATCTTCTGGCGCCAGTTCGGCGTCAGCGGCGGCATCTTTCTCACCGTGCTGGGCCAAGCCACCTTCATCGCCGCCTACGTGATGCTGATGGTCACCGCGCGCCTGCAGCGCTTCGACCGCACCATGGAGAGCGCGGCGCTCGATCTCGGCGCCAGTCAGTGGCAGATGTTCCGCCGCATCCTGCTGCCGTACCTCAAGCCGGCGCTCTATTCGGCGGCGGTGATCGCCTTCCTGCAATCCTTCGAGAACTACAACACCACCCTGTTCGTGGTGGGCTACGACACCACGCTGACGGTCTACATCGCTTCCAAGGTACGCACCGGGCTGACCCCGGCGGTCAATGCCCTGGGGCTGATCCTGATCCTGATCACCGTGCTGTTCGCCGCCGTCTACGAAATCAAGCGGCGGCGGGAAGCGGCACGATTGGTGAAAGGGGTCTAG
- a CDS encoding sensor histidine kinase: protein MNRLSRLSLASRLILATLLVLAVTLPLAGIGLAQHFRTTATDAFDRQLEALLNVVIAGLAWDNVQQRLVQERNLGDPRFEQVFSGWYWQVSDGADRVLTSRSLWDQRLAVRESTGVVRHDLEGPRGAPLRVVERDIHLAPLEAPLHVSVAAPRETLDLELDRFSRLVALSLAGLGLLVLIMLALQVRWGLAPLRRMQADLVQVENGDAERLDTRLPAELARLAGATNAVLARDRRLMEHARHAAGNLAHALKTPVSVLTTLADGIEEPRRTRMRDELGRIDDAVRHHLARATAAGDVGLAPKVAVAEVLAPILDGLGRLAGRRGVKLEHSLADGLRVRMAHQDLQELVGNLLDNALRWANGHVRLEGLNGDDGIWLCVEDDGPGMDETQRGAAMARGSRLDERRSGNGLGLAIVADLVALHGGRLQLDASRLGGLSARVWLPARPLAEVPAAVD, encoded by the coding sequence ATGAACCGGCTAAGCCGATTGTCGCTGGCCAGCCGACTGATACTGGCCACCCTGCTGGTCCTGGCGGTTACCCTGCCGCTGGCCGGCATCGGCCTCGCCCAGCATTTCCGCACCACCGCCACCGACGCCTTCGATCGCCAGTTGGAGGCGCTGCTCAACGTGGTGATCGCCGGGCTCGCCTGGGACAACGTGCAGCAGCGGCTGGTGCAGGAGCGTAACCTCGGCGACCCGCGCTTCGAACAAGTCTTCTCCGGCTGGTACTGGCAGGTCAGCGATGGCGCCGATCGGGTGCTGACCTCGCGTTCGCTATGGGATCAGCGCCTGGCCGTACGCGAATCGACCGGAGTGGTCCGACATGACCTGGAGGGACCGCGCGGTGCACCGCTGCGGGTCGTCGAGCGCGACATCCATCTGGCCCCGCTCGAGGCGCCGCTGCACGTCAGCGTGGCGGCGCCGCGGGAGACGCTGGATCTCGAGCTGGATCGCTTCTCCCGGCTGGTGGCACTGTCGCTCGCCGGCCTGGGCCTGCTGGTACTCATCATGCTGGCACTACAGGTGCGCTGGGGCCTGGCACCGCTGCGGCGCATGCAAGCCGACCTGGTGCAAGTAGAGAACGGCGACGCCGAACGGCTCGATACCCGCCTGCCCGCCGAGCTGGCTCGACTTGCCGGCGCCACGAATGCCGTGCTGGCCCGTGACCGGCGCCTGATGGAGCATGCCCGCCATGCCGCCGGGAACCTGGCTCACGCTCTCAAGACCCCGGTGAGCGTCCTGACCACCCTCGCCGATGGCATCGAGGAGCCACGCCGTACCAGGATGCGCGACGAGCTCGGACGCATCGACGACGCCGTGCGCCATCACCTGGCCCGTGCCACCGCGGCGGGCGACGTCGGCCTGGCCCCCAAGGTTGCGGTAGCCGAGGTGCTGGCCCCCATTCTCGACGGCCTGGGGCGGCTTGCCGGCCGCCGCGGCGTAAAACTCGAGCACAGCCTGGCGGATGGCTTGCGCGTGCGTATGGCGCACCAGGATCTTCAGGAACTCGTCGGCAATTTGCTGGACAATGCCCTGCGCTGGGCTAACGGCCATGTTCGCCTGGAGGGGCTTAACGGGGACGACGGGATCTGGCTCTGCGTGGAGGACGACGGCCCGGGCATGGACGAGACGCAGCGCGGGGCCGCCATGGCTCGCGGCTCACGCCTGGACGAGCGGCGCTCCGGCAACGGCCTGGGGCTGGCCATCGTCGCCGACCTGGTGGCGCTGCACGGCGGCCGGCTGCAACTGGATGCCTCTCGCCTGGGAGGGCTGTCTGCCCGAGTGTGGCTGCCGGCTCGGCCGCTTGCCGAGGTTCCGGCAGCAGTGGACTAG
- a CDS encoding PepSY domain-containing protein produces MTTRFFRSLPSRWRAATDRRVLGILLLSALLGLTASHGLADDHWRDLHDAVRSGRLVALPEILDWLEARYEGQVLEVELERDDGRTTYEVEMLGPQGQVVEFEFDAESGELIGMEGVNIDGMRRKEEAQ; encoded by the coding sequence ATGACGACACGCTTTTTTCGATCACTGCCTTCCCGCTGGCGCGCGGCGACCGACCGTCGAGTGCTGGGCATCCTGTTGCTGTCGGCGCTCTTGGGCCTGACGGCGAGCCATGGCCTGGCCGACGATCACTGGCGCGACCTCCACGACGCGGTTCGCAGCGGCCGATTGGTCGCCCTACCCGAGATCCTCGACTGGCTTGAAGCGCGCTACGAGGGGCAGGTGCTCGAGGTGGAGCTGGAGCGCGACGACGGTCGAACGACCTACGAGGTGGAGATGCTCGGTCCCCAGGGCCAGGTGGTGGAGTTCGAGTTCGACGCCGAAAGCGGCGAACTGATCGGCATGGAAGGCGTCAACATCGACGGCATGCGGCGCAAGGAGGAGGCGCAATGA
- a CDS encoding PepSY domain-containing protein codes for MKRKMILIGSLATLMLAGTTVQADDGSLATDRLDEVLERATSFGFQHYQEIEAKGRDSVEIEGWLDEEWQAEVRLSLENGETLEEERNRRDGEAWGMSEDDVRMAMEAAVAEGLAEFDEIQVDRDGRIEIEGRDADGREIEVRSQQGESGVTDVERD; via the coding sequence ATGAAACGCAAGATGATCCTGATCGGCTCACTGGCCACCCTGATGCTCGCCGGCACCACGGTGCAGGCCGACGATGGCAGCTTGGCGACGGATCGCCTCGATGAGGTGCTGGAGCGGGCCACATCCTTCGGCTTCCAGCACTATCAGGAAATCGAGGCCAAGGGCCGCGACAGTGTCGAGATAGAGGGCTGGCTCGATGAAGAGTGGCAGGCCGAGGTGCGCCTGTCGCTGGAGAATGGCGAGACTCTCGAAGAGGAGCGCAACCGCCGCGATGGCGAGGCCTGGGGCATGAGCGAGGACGATGTCCGCATGGCCATGGAGGCGGCGGTGGCCGAAGGCCTGGCCGAATTCGACGAGATCCAGGTCGACCGCGACGGCCGCATCGAGATCGAGGGTCGCGACGCCGACGGCCGCGAGATCGAGGTGCGCAGTCAGCAGGGCGAGAGCGGTGTGACCGACGTGGAGCGCGACTGA
- a CDS encoding response regulator transcription factor has translation MKVLLVEDDAALAEALTEALHEAGVLVERAASGSEADFLVRTEAYDAVILDLGLPDGDGSRWLAEWRGDAIELPVLVLTARTRWADKAAGFSAGADDYVTKPFETAEVLFRLRALVRRSHGHAHPVLRIGELAFDTHTGSVSLAGRPVSLTAQESRLLAYLAHAAPRVVSRSELAEHVYDRDHEPDSNVIDVQISRLRRKLGAERIETRRGQGYRLIGDAEAS, from the coding sequence ATGAAGGTGTTGCTGGTGGAGGATGACGCCGCGCTGGCCGAGGCGTTGACGGAGGCATTGCACGAGGCCGGGGTGCTGGTCGAGCGGGCCGCCAGCGGCAGCGAGGCCGATTTCCTGGTGCGCACCGAAGCCTACGATGCCGTGATCCTCGACCTGGGGCTGCCCGACGGCGACGGCAGCCGCTGGCTCGCCGAGTGGCGGGGAGACGCCATCGAACTGCCGGTGCTGGTGCTGACCGCCCGCACCCGTTGGGCGGACAAGGCCGCCGGCTTCTCCGCCGGCGCCGACGACTACGTCACCAAGCCGTTCGAGACTGCAGAGGTGCTGTTCCGCCTGCGCGCCCTGGTCCGCCGCAGCCACGGCCACGCCCACCCGGTGCTGCGCATCGGCGAGCTGGCCTTCGATACCCATACCGGTAGCGTCAGCCTGGCCGGCCGCCCGGTGAGCCTGACCGCCCAGGAGTCAAGGTTGCTCGCCTATCTGGCCCACGCCGCCCCGCGGGTGGTCAGCCGCAGCGAGCTCGCCGAGCACGTCTACGACCGCGACCACGAGCCCGACTCCAACGTCATCGATGTCCAGATCAGCCGCCTGCGCCGCAAGCTGGGCGCCGAGCGAATCGAGACCCGTCGCGGCCAGGGCTACCGGCTCATCGGCGACGCCGAGGCCTCATGA